Proteins encoded in a region of the Vicia villosa cultivar HV-30 ecotype Madison, WI linkage group LG5, Vvil1.0, whole genome shotgun sequence genome:
- the LOC131602856 gene encoding callose synthase 5-like, which translates to MSTHGNNAESPKAAQSVQMRRAPSRGAATTFSLEVFDNEVVPSSLATISPILRVASEIESERPRVAYLCRFYAFEKAHRLDQSSTGRGVRQFKTLLLQRLERDNATSLASRVKKTDAREIQAYYQQYYQQYVRALDQADQADRTQLSKAYQTAGVLFEVLCAVNKTEKVEEVAPEIMAAAKDVQEKTEIYIPYNILPLDSAGASLPIMQFEEIRAAVSALWNTRGLNWPNSFEQPRQRGADLDMLDWLRAMFGFQKDSVRNQREHLILLLANSHIRLHPKPEPFNKLDDRAVDSVMKVLFKNYKTWCKFLGRKHSLRLPQGQPDIQQRKLLYMGLYLLIWGEASNVRFMPECLCYIFHNMAYELHGLLAGNVSIVTGENIKPSYGGDDEAFLRKVITPIYRVIEKEAKKSSNGKASHSAWCNYDDLNEYFWTLDCFSLGWPMRDDGDFFKSTSDLTQGRKGAPRKPRKLGKSNFIETRTFWHIFRSFDRLWTFFLLGLQVMFIIAWDGISLMDIFQKNVMYKLSSIFITASILRLLQSILDLALNFPGYHRWKFTDVLRNILKVIIGSIWVIILPIFYVSSYKGAPQGLKELLSFFKHIKGIPAMYMLAVALYMLPNLLAAALFLFPMLRRWIENSDWHIVRFFLWWSQPRIYIGRGMHESQFVLLKYTIFWVLLLASKFLFSFYVQIKPLVKPTKDIMNIQHVDYAWHEFFPNAENNYCAVIALWAPVLMVYFMDTQIWYAIFSTLYGGLVGAFDRLGEIRTLGMLRSRFQSIPGVFNTCLVPSNKKKGRFSFSKQFSENSASRRSEAAKFAQLWNEIICSFREEDLISDREMDLLLVPYTLGPDLKIIQWPPFLLASKIPVALDMATQFRGRDSDLWRRICADEYMKCAVIECYESFKQILHDLVIGETEKRIISIIVKEVESNMSKNTLTINFRMGFLPSLCKKFVELVELLKDADPSKGGIVVVLLQDMLEVVTDMVVNEISELAELNQISKDTGAQVFAGTEAMPAIAFPPVVTAQWEEQLRRLYLLLTVKESAVDVPTNSEVRRRIAFFSNSLFMDMPRAPRVRKMLSFSVLTPYYSEETVYSKNDIEVENEDGVSIIYYLQKIFPDEWNNFMERLDCKKDSEIWEKDENILQLRHWASLRGQTLCRTVRGIMYYRRALKLQAFLDMASEKEILNGYKAITLPSEEDKKSQRSLYANLEAMADMKFTYVATCQNYGNQKRCGDRRATDILNLMVNNPSLRVAYIDEVEEREGGKVHKVYYSVLIKAVDNRDQEIFRIKLPGPAKVGEGKPENQNHALIFTRGEALQTIDMNQDNYLEEALKMRNLLEEFNEDHGVRSPTILGVREHIFTGSVSSLAWFMSNQETSFVTIGQRVLARPLKVRFHYGHPDVFDRIFHLTRGGISKASCGINLSEDIFAGFNSTLRRGNITHHEYIQIGKGRDVGLNQISLFEAKVACGNGEQILSRDIYRLGHRFDFFRMLSFYFTTVGFYISSMLVVITVYAFLYGKLYLSLSGVEAAIVKFARRKGDDPLKAAMASQSLVQIGLLMTLPMIMEIGLERGFRTAVGDLIIMQLQLAPVFFTFSLGTKMHYFGRTVLHGGAKYRATGRGFVVRHEKFADNYRMYSRSHFVKGVELALLLICYKIYGSATPDSSAYILLSLSMWFLVCSWLFSPFLFNPSGFEWQKIYEDWDDWTKWISSRGGIGVPSTKSWESWWDEEQEHLQHTGIWGLIWEIILSLRFFVYQYGIVYHLHVARGDQSIMVYGLSWLVIVAVMIILKIVSMGRKTFSADFQLMFRLLKLFLFIGAVVILVLMFTLLSFTFGDIFASLLAFLPTGWALVQIAQACRPFIKGIGMWGSVKALARGYEYLMGVVIFAPVAILAWFPFVSEFQTRLLYNQAFSRGLQIQRILAGGKKNK; encoded by the exons ATGTCTACTCATGGTAATAATGCGGAATCGCCGAAAGCAGCACAATCGGTGCAGATGCGGAGAGCACCGTCAAGAGGCGCGGCGACGACATTCTCATTGGAGGTGTTCGATAACGAAGTCGTGCCTTCTTCACTCGCTACGATCTCTCCGATTCTCCGAGTCGCGAGCGAGATCGAATCAGAGCGTCCTAGAGTTGCTTATCTAT GTAGGTTTTACGCATTCGAGAAAGCGCACAGGCTGGATCAAAGTTCCACCGGTCGTGGTGTTAGGCAGTTTAAGACGTTGTTGCTGCAACGATTGGAGAGG GACAATGCAACTAGTCTTGCCTCTCGAGttaagaagacagatgcaagggAAATCCAGGCTTATTATCAACAATACTATCAACAATATGTCAGAGCTCTTGACCAAGCGGATCAAGCAGACAG GACCCAGCTCAGCAAAGCTTACCAGACTGCTGGGGTGCTCTTTGAAGTGCTTTGTGCTGTTAATAAGACTGAGAAGGTCGAAGAAGTAGCTCCTGAG ATTATGGCAGCTGCTAAAGATGTCCAGGAAAAAACGGAGATTTATATACCTTATAATATTCTTCCTCTGGATTCTGCTGGTGCTTCTCTGCCCATAATGCAGTTTGAAGAG ATTAGAGCTGCTGTTTCTGCGCTCTGGAACACTCGTGGCTTGAACTGGCCTAACTCATTTGAGCAACCGAGGCAGAGAGGTGCAGATTTAGACATGCTTGATTGGCTTAGAGCAATGTTTGGTTTCCAG AAGGACAGCGTGAGGAATCAAAGAGAACATTTGATTCTGCTTCTAGCTAACTCTCACATAAGGCTACACCCAAAACCCGAGCCTTTTAACAAG CTCGATGACCGTGCTGTTGATTCTGTGATGAAAGTTCTCtttaagaattacaaaacatggTGCAAATTCTTGGGACGAAAGCATAGTTTGCG ACTGCCTCAAGGTCAACCAGACATACAGCAGAGGAAGTTGCTTTATATGGGCTTGTATCTTCTCATTTGGGGTGAAGCATCCAATGTCCGCTTCATGCCAGAGTGTCTATGCTATATATTTCACAAT ATGGCATATGAACTGCATGGTTTATTGGCTGGAAATGTCAGCATTGTCACTGGCGAAAATATCAAGCCTTCTTATGGCGGAGATGATGAGGCATTCCTACGAAAGGTTATCACACCCATATACCGAGTAATTGAAAAG GAAGCTAAGAAGAGCAGTAATGGAAAAGCTTCTCACTCAGCATGGTGCAACTATGATGATCTAAATGAGTATTTCTG GACACTTGATTGCTTTTCTCTTGGATGGCCCATGCGTGATGATGGCGATTTTTTTAAATCCACTAGTGATTTGACACAG GGAAGAAAGGGTGCGCCAAGAAAACCCAGGAAACTtggaaaatcaaattttattgaaACACGGACATTTTGGCACATCTTCCGCAGTTTTGATCGTCTTTGGACCTTTTTTTTGCTGGGTTTGCAG GTGATGTTCATTATTGCATGGGATGGGATTTCACTGATGGATATCTTTCAGAAGAATGTTATGTATAAACTGTCTAGTATATTCATCACAGCATCTATTCTGCGATTACTTCAAA GTATCCTGGACCTGGCCCTAAACTTTCCAGGCTATCATCGATGGAAATTCACCGATGTGCTTAGAAATATTCTTAAAGTCATTATTGGTTCTATATGGGTTATCATTCTTCCAATTTTCTACGTAAGTTCTTACAAGGGTGCGCCTCAGGGTCTCAAGGAATTGCTTTCTTTTTTCAAGCACATAAAAGGCATTCCGGCTATGTACATGCTGGCAGTTGCATTGTATATGCTACCAAATTTATTAGCAGCTGCTCTCTTTCTATTCCCAATGCTAAGGCGTTGGATTGAAAATTCAGACTGGCACATAGTTAGATTCTTCTTATGGTGGTCTCAG CCAAGAATATATATTGGAAGAGGAATGCATGAAAGTCAATTTGTTCTCCTAAA GTATACTATTTTCTGGGTGTTGCTTTTGGCTTCAAAGTTTTTATTCAGCTTTTATGTTCAG ataaagcCTCTAGTTAAGCCAACCAAGGACATAAtgaacattcaacatgttgactATGCTTGGCATGAGTTTTTCCCTAATG CTGAAAACAACTATTGTGCAGTTATTGCACTCTGGGCTCCTGTACTTATG GTTTATTTCATGGACACTCAAATTTGGTATGCAATCTTCTCAACTTTGTACGGTGGCCTTGTTGGAGCCTTTGATCGTCTAGGAGAG ATCCGCACTCTGGGCATGCTGAGATCACGGTTTCAGTCAATTCCTGGTGTATTCAACACATGCTTGGTTCCTTCTAATAAGAAAAAAGGAAGATTCTCCTTCTCAAAGCAATTTTCTGAG AATTCTGCTAGCAGAAGAAGTGAAGCTGCCAAATTTGCCCAGTTATGGAATGAAATTATCTGCAGTTTTCGTGAGGAAGATCTCATAAGTGATAGG GAGATGGATCTTTTGCTGGTTCCTTACACATTGGGTCCTGATCTCAAAATAATTCAGTGGCCACCATTTTTGCTCGCTAGCAAG ATTCCTGTGGCACTGGATATGGCAACTCAATTTCGAGGGAGGGACTCTGATCTTTGGAGGCGCATATGTGCAGATGAATATATGAAATGTGCTGTGATTGAATGCTATGAATCTTTTAAACAAATTCTACACGATTTAGTGATAGGAGAAACTGAAAAAAG GATAATTTCAATCATTGTTAAAGAAGTAGAAAGCAACATGTCAAAGAACACTCTTACCATAAATTTCCGGATGGGCTTTTTACCCTCCCTTTGCAAGAAGTTTGTGGAGCTTGTGGAACTTTTA AAAGATGCAGATCCATCCAAAGGAGGTATAGTGGTGGTCTTGCTTCAAGACATGTTAGAAGTGGTTACTGATATGGTGGTTAATGAAATCAG TGAATTGGCAGAACTTAATCAAATTAGTAAGGATACTGGAGCGCAAGTTTTTGCTGGTACTGAGGCAATGCCTGCTATAGCATTCCCTCCTGTGGTTACAGCACAATGGGAGGAACAG CTAAGACGTCTTTATCTACTCCTGACGGTGAAGGAATCAGCCGTTGATGTTCCAACAAATAGTGAAGTACGCAGAAGGATTGCATTCTTTTCAAATTCATTGTTCATGGATATGCCGCGTGCTCCCCGTGTTCGTAAAATGCTCTCATTCAG cGTCCTAACTCCATACTACAGTGAAGAGACTGTGTATTCTAAGAATGACATCGAGGTTGAAAATGAAGACGGTGTGTCAATCATATATTATTTGCAAAAGATCTTCCCTG ATGAATGGAATAACTTCATGGAGCGACTTGATTGTAAGAAAGATAGCGAAATATGGGAAAAAGATGAGAATATATTACAATTACGTCACTGGGCCTCATTAAGAGGACAAACTCTTTGCAGGACAG tTAGGGGAATAATGTACTACCGGAGGGCATTAAAGCTCCAGGCATTTCTTGATATGGCTAGTGAAAAAG AGATCCTCAATGGATATAAAGCTATTACACTTCCATCTGAGGAAGACAAAAAGAGCCAGAGGTCCCTATATGCCAATTTAGAGGCTATGGCTGACATGAAATTCACATATGTAGCTACCTGTCAGAATTATGGGAATCAGAAGCGTTGCGGAGATCGCCGTGCAACAGATATCTTGAATTTGATGGTTAA CAATCCCTCACTCCGTGTTGCATATATTGACGAAGTTGAAGAAAGAGAAGGTGGAAAAGTGCACAAAGTTTATTATTCTGTATTGATCAAAGCGGTGGACAATCGCgaccaa GAAATATTTCGAATAAAACTTCCGGGTCCAGCAAAAGTAGGAGAAGGGAAGCCTGAAAACCAGAATCATGCACTTATTTTTACTAGAGGGGAAGCCCTTCAGACAATCGACATGAACCAg GACAATTACTTGGAAGAAGCACTAAAAATGCGTAACCTTCTGGAAGAGTTTAATGAGGATCATGGAGTGCGCTCGCCTACCATATTAGGTGTTCGTGAGCATATCTTTACTGGCAG TGTCTCTTCCTTGGCTTGGTTTATGTCAAATCAAGAAACTAGCTTTGTCACAATTGGTCAAAGAGTTCTTGCAAGACCATTAAA GGTTCGATTCCACTATGGTCACCCGGATGTTTTTGATAGAATTTTCCATTTAACCCGCGGAGGAATCAGCAAGGCTTCTTGTGGCATCAATCTGAGCGAGGATATATTTGCTG GATTCAACTCAACACTAAGACGTGGGAATATTACTCATCATGAGTATATCCAAATTGGAAAGGGTAGGGATGTCGGGctcaatcaaatctctctttttgaAGCAAAAGTGGCATGTGGTAATGGAGAGCAGATACTAAGCAGGGATATCTACCGGTTGGGGCATCGATTTGACTTTTTCCGCATGCTATCGTTTTATTTTACAACCGTTGGATTTTATATCAGCTCAATG TTAGTGGTCATCACGGTTTATGCTTTCTTATATGGCAAACTTTACCTGTCGTTGAGTGGAGTTGAGGCTGCTATAGTTAAGTTTGCTAGAAGGAAAGGAGACGATCCTTTGAAGGCAGCAATGGCTTCTCAATCCCTTGTTCAAATAGGTCTTCTAATGACTCTGCCCATGATCATGGAAATTGGACTAGAGAGAGGGTTCAGAACTGCTGTAGGCGATCTCATAATAATGCAGCTGCAGCTTGCACCTGTTTTCTTCACTTTTTCACTAGGTACAAAGATGCATTATTTTGGGCGCACTGTTCTTCATGGAGGAGCAAAGTATAGAGCAACTGGGCGTGGTTTTGTAGTTCGTCATGAGAAATTTGCAGATAATTACAGGATGTACTCCAGGAGCCACTTTGTAAAGGGGGTAGAGTTAGCTTTACTGCTTATATGTTATAAGATTTATGGATCAGCAACTCCTGATTCATCAGCATATATACTTCTCTCGTTATCAATGTGGTTTTTGGTGTGTTCTTGGTTGTTTAGTCCTTTCCTCTTTAATCCATCGGGATTTGAGTGGCAGAAGATATATGAAGATTGGGATGATTGGACAAAATGGATAAGTAGTCGAGGTGGTATTGGTGTTCCTTCAACTAAGAGCTGGGAATCATGGTGGGATGAAGAACAGGAGCATCTGCAGCATACTGGAATATGGGGGCTGATTTGGGAGATAATTCTCTCCCTTCGGTTCTTTGTTTACCAGTATGGGATTGTGTATCATTTACATGTAGCCAGAGGTGACCAGAGCATCATG GTTTATGGTCTGTCCTGGCTTGTCATAGTAGCTGTCATGATCATCTTGAAG ATCGTGTCCATGGGTAGAAAAACTTTTAGTGCTGATTTTCAGCTTATGTTTCGTCTCCTCAAATTGTTTCTGTTTATTGGAGCTGTTGTCATTCTAGTCTTGATGTTCACTCTACTCAGTTTTACATTTGGAGACATATTTGCGAGTCTTCTAGCATTTTTGCCAACAGGGTGGGCACTTGTACAG ATAGCACAAGCATGTAGGCCGTTCATAAAGGGCATTGGAATGTGGGGTTCTGTCAAAGCTTTAGCAAGAGGATATGAATACCTTATGGGGGTGGTtatctttgcaccagtggccataTTAGCTTGGTTCCCATTTGTTTCAGAATTCCAAACTAGACTGCTATACAATCAAGCATTCAGCAGAGGGCTTCAAATTCAGCGGATTCTGGCTGGTGGTAAGAAGAATAAATAA